In Aythya fuligula isolate bAytFul2 chromosome 25, bAytFul2.pri, whole genome shotgun sequence, a single genomic region encodes these proteins:
- the AMIGO1 gene encoding amphoterin-induced protein 1 encodes MAGPGALLAVLALAAGAAGGSCPPRCVCASNILSCSQAVLSAVPAPLPRFTAVLDLSHNNLSRLRADWAPGRLAHLHALLLSHNGLAFVSTEAFAHVPHLRHLDLSSNRLRALEENLFSDLAELEVLLLYNNEIAAVDRTAFDNLGRLRKLYLGQNHIARFPLELLREGSRLPQLALLDLSANRLRSLPVAELQALPAWLRDRLYLHGNPLTCDCPLFQLVARGWRRRLSAVLDFQEELRCLPQDSGVPVSILALAGRELLNCSEAREAVLEAHLGDTVTLGCDSRLRAAHSRHWVTPGGERVPEEAGNGSAAVLANGSLQLRALRPEDAGTYACLVAGPALNETLYVELLVHNFTLHGPHDGLNTAYTTLVGCILSVVLVLIYLYLTPCRCCCRGADKTPAPRDDSLNSSVLSATPNHAAGEPPQSRSTAGPRAPPGGQNGRFKAGGTPPAVAVAAAREGPRAQRKLSDPDSVSSVFSDTPIVV; translated from the coding sequence atggcggggccgggggcccTGCTGGCGGTGCTGGCgctggcggcgggggcggcgggcgggagcTGCCCCCCGCGCTGCGTCTGCGCCTCCAACATCCTGAGCTGCTCGCAGGCGGTGCTGAGCGCCGTGCCCGCGCCGCTGCCCCGCTTCACCGCCGTGCTGGACCTGAGCCACAACAACCTGAGCCGGCTGCGCGCCGACTGGGCGCCGGGGCGGCTGGCGCACCTGCAcgccctgctgctgtcccacaaCGGGCTCGCCTTCGTGTCCACCGAGGCCTTCGCGCACGTCCCGCACCTGCGGCACCTCGACCTCTCCTCCAACCGCCTGCGGGCGCTGGAGGAGAACCTCTTCAGCGACCTGGCcgagctggaggtgctgctgctctaCAACAACGAGATCGCCGCCGTCGACCGCACCGCCTTCGACAACCTGGGCCGGCTGCGCAAGCTCTACCTGGGCCAGAACCACATCGCCCGCTTCCCGCTGGAGCTGCTGCGCGAGGGCAGCCGCCTGCCGCAGCTGGCGCTGCTCGACCTCTCGGCCAACCGCCTGCGCAGCCTCCCCGTGGCCGAGCTGCAGGCGCTGCCGGCCTGGCTGCGCGACCGCCTCTACCTGCACGGCAACCCGCTGACCTGCGACTGCCCGCTCTTCCAGCTGGTGGCCCGCGGCTGGCGCCGCCGCCTCAGCGCCGTGCTGGACTTCCAGGAGGAGCTGCGGTGCCTGCCGCAGGACTCGGGGGTGCCCGTCAGCATCCTGGCGCTGGCCGGCCGCGAGCTGCTCAACTGCAGCGAGGCGCGCGAGGCCGTGCTGGAGGCGCACCTGGGCGACACCGTCACGCTGGGCTGCGACAGCCGGCTGCGGGCGGCGCACAGCCGGCACTGGGTGACGCCGGGCGGCGAGCGGGTGCCGGAGGAGGCCGGCAACGGCAGCGCGGCCGTGCTGGCCAacggcagcctgcagctgcgGGCGCTGCGCCCCGAGGACGCCGGCACCTACGCCTGCCTGGTGGCCGGCCCCGCGCTCAACGAGACGCTGTACGTGGAGCTGCTGGTGCACAACTTCACGCTGCACGGCCCGCACGACGGCCTCAACACCGCCTACACCACGCTGGTGGGCTGCATCCTGAGCGTGGTGCTGGTGCTCATCTACCTGTACCTCACCCCCTGCCGCTGCTGCTGTCGCGGCGCCGACAAGACGCCGGCCCCCCGTGACGACAGCCTCAACTCCTCTGTGCTCAGCGCCACCCCCAACCACGCCGCCGGAGAGCCCCCCCAGTCCCGCAGCACCGccgggccccgcgcccccccagGGGGGCAGAACGGCAGGTTCAAAGCGGGGGGCACCCCCCCGGCCGTGGCGGTGGCGGCAGCGCGGGAGGGCCCCCGAGCGCAGAGGAAGCTGTCGGACCCGGACTCAGTCAGCTCGGTGTTCTCGGACACCCCCATCGTGGTGTAG
- the GPR61 gene encoding G-protein coupled receptor 61, with amino-acid sequence MEPSLPAPWAWNGSRAARALQPSPGPMPPNSTADGKPKDVASKSVGLFFMLLIDLTAIVGNAAVMTVIVKTPALRKFVFVFHLCLVDFLAALTLMPLEMLSGSSIFDSPVFGEAMCRVYLFLSVCFISMCILSISTINVERYYYVVHPMRYEVRMTVGLVACVLVGVWLKAVATSLVPVLGWLSPDRPPAPAGRGCSLQWSRGPYCKFFVVFFAAFYFLLPLLIIVVVYCSMFKVARVAAMHHGPLPTWMETPRRRSESLSSRSTMVTTSGAPRTTPQRTFGGGKAAAILLAVGGQFLFCWLPYFSFHLYTALSAQPLAGPAAETVVTWLGYFCFTSNPFFYGCLNRQIRGELGRLLTCFFKQPPEEDLRLPSREGSIEENFLQFLQGTGCPAEPRPHLDTPSPKRDQPPVDFRIPGQVGEDGAEGPERRGADGAHAPTAAPVPPGL; translated from the coding sequence ATGGAGccctccctgcccgcccccTGGGCCTGGAACGGCTCTAGGGCGGCGCGGGCGCTGCAGCCCTCCCCGGGCCCCATGCCCCCCAACAGCACGGCCGACGGCAAGCCCAAGGACGTGGCCTCCAAGTCAGTGGGGCTCTTCTTCATGCTGCTCATCGACCTGACGGCCATCGTGGGCAACGCCGCCGTCATGACCGTCATCGTGAAGACGCCGGCGCTGCGCAAGTTCGTCTTCGTCTTCCACCTCTGCCTGGTGGACTTCCTGGCCGCCCTCACCCTCATGCCGCTGGAGATGCTCTCCGGCTCGTCCATCTTTGACAGCCCGGTTTTCGGCGAGGCCATGTGCCGCGTCTACCTGTTCCTCAGCGTCTGCTTCATCAGCATGTGCATCCTCTCCATCTCCACCATCAACGTGGAGCGCTACTACTACGTGGTGCACCCCATGCGCTATGAGGTGCGGATGACGGTGGGGCTGGTGGCCTGCGTGCTGGTCGGCGTCTGGCTCAAAGCCGTGGCCACCTCCCTCGTGCCCGTGCTGGGCTGGCTGTCCCCCGACCGCCCGCCGGCGCCCGCCGGCCGCGGCTGCTCCTTGCAATGGAGCCGCGGCCCCTACTGCAAGTTCTTCGTGGTCTTCTTCGCAGCCTTCTacttcctcctgcccctcctcATCATCGTGGTGGTCTACTGCAGCATGTTCAAGGTGGCGCGGGTGGCCGCCATGCACCACGGTCCCCTGCCCACCTGGATGGAGACGCCGCGGCGGCGCTCCGAGTCGCTCAGCAGCCGCTCCACCATGGTGACCACCTCGGGGGCCCCCCGCACCACCCCACAGAGGACGTTTGGGGGGGGCAAAGCAGCCGCCATCCTGCTGGCCGTGGGGGGCCAGTTCCTCTTCTGCTGGCTGCCCTACTTCTCCTTCCACCTCTACACGGCCCTGAGCGCCCAGCCCTTGGCGGGGCCGGCGGCCGAGACCGTGGTCACCTGGCTTGGCTACTTCTGCTTTACCTCCAACCCCTTCTTCTACGGGTGCCTCAACCGGCAGATCCGCGGCGAGCTGGGCCGGCTCCTCACCTGCTTCTTCAAGCAGCCGCCCGAGGAGGACCTGCGGCTGCCCAGCCGCGAGGGCTCCATCGAGGAGAACTTCCTGCAGTTCCTGCAGGGCACCGGCtgccccgccgagccccggccccacctcgacacccccagccccaagcGGGACCAGCCCCCCGTTGACTTCCGCATCCCGGGACAGGTTGGCGAGGACGGGGCCGAGGGGCCGGAGCGGCGCGGTGCTGACGGGGCCCACGCGCCCACGGCCGCCCCCGTCCCCCCGGGGCTGTAG